A genomic window from Anguilla rostrata isolate EN2019 chromosome 14, ASM1855537v3, whole genome shotgun sequence includes:
- the LOC135239728 gene encoding cortexin-3 produces the protein MDSTFSRGDKDDEAHLGELGPGRVRMRERPLWDYPPHFHWAMEGESFTSPLLQTGGAAAPDFGMTLEQKTTFAFVIILFIFLGILIVRCFRILLDPYRSMPTSTWGDGLDGLEKGQFDYTLA, from the exons ATGGATTCGACGTTCTCGCGGGGAGACAAAG aCGATGAGGCGCACCTGGGGGAGTTGGGGCCTGGCCGAGTGAGGATGAGAGAGCGCCCCCTGTGGGACTACCCTCCGCACTTCCACTGGGCCATGGAGGGGGAGTCCTTCACCTCCCCCCTACTGCAGACAGGGGGCGCCGCCGCGCCCGACTTCGGCATGACGCTGGAGCAGAAGACCACCTTCGCCTTCGTCAtcatcctcttcatcttcctggGCATCCTGATCGTGCGCTGCTTCCGCATCCTGCTGGACCCGTACCGCAGCATGCCCACTTCCACCTGGGGCGACGGCCTGGACGGCCTGGAGAAGGGCCAGTTCGACTACACCCTGGCGTAA